GGTGCGAGCAGGGTGCGTGCCAGGGTGTCAGCGAGTACCAGGAAGCTGCCACCAGCCAATACGGCAGCTGGTAATAGTAATCTGTAGTCTCTTAGACCGATTAATCGTAGCGTATGCGGGATGATCAGTCCGACAAAACCGATACTACCGGCCATGCTGACGGCGGTGGCAGTCATTGCAGCTGCCAGAATAAATATCATCATTCTCAGTATTTTGATGTTCTCTCCCAGAGCAGCGGCCTGCTGTTCACCGTGCGCCAGTAAATTTAGGGGCCGGGCAATTGCCCAGCTTGCGATAAACGTGATAGGCAAGATGTAAAATCCTGTGGCTGTCTGGCTGGCCTGAGACAGATCTCCCATTAGCCAGAATAATATTCCCTGCATCTGCTGCTGGTTGGAAAGTGAAAGCAGAAAGCTGATGACAGCGCCCCAGCCTGCGGCGATAACGACACCCGTTAGCAGCAGGCGCTCAGTAGTCCATTTACCATTAGAGAAGCTGATGCTGAATACTAGCAGAGTTGATATGAGCGCTCCGACAAAGGCTGTCAGCGGTGTCCAGCCTGATGAAACACCCAGTAACAAAGCTGCCAGGGTAAATGCGCCGGCACCACCTGAAATGCCCAGAATATAGGGCTCTGCTAATGGGTTGCGTAACAACACCTGTAACAGTGCGCCAGCCATTGATAGTAGCGCGCCGACGATGAAGGCATCCAGCGCCCTGTCGATGCGTAGCGTAAAAATTATTTTCGTTAAAGCGCTTGACTCGCCCGACAGGACAGGAAGTAACTCCTTAATACCGATATTTGAACTGCCGGAAAGTAGCGCCAGCAACATGCTGGCAGGGACAAGCAGCAATAACAGGCTGAGTAGTTTGTACTTATGGGTCATTAAGGAGCTTCTGATCAATTCATGAACTCGTATCTTACGACTGAAATATCCAGTTTTTTCGTTGAAAATATTCGCGATAACAGGATGTCATTGAGCGGCCTTGCGATTTGCGCCTCAAACCTGAATATTTTAGATCGCAATCTACTTCGTCCAGAATTAATCAGAGGATCCTTTTGGTTCCGCGAGGTGTATTACCTGCCATCCTGATTGTTTGGCATATGCGGTCAGCTGTGGATCCGGGTTGACGGCTACTGGATTGTCGACTTCCTGCAGAAGCGGCAGGTCGTTGTGTGAATCTGAGTAAAACCAGCTATCATGCATGTTGCTACCTGACTCTGTCAGCCAGCTATGCAGGCGAGTCACTTTGCCCTGCTGATAGCTGGGAATGCCGCTGATTTCACCTGTGTACTGGCCGTTAATACATTCTGCATTGGTCGCGATGAGTTCATCCACACCGAATAGACCAGCGATCGGGCGCGTTACAAAGTCATTCGTTGCGGTGATGATAAGCAAGCTATCACCCTGTTGCCGGTGCTTCTCAACTAGCGCTTTTGCCTCGTCGGTAATGATAGGCTTGATGCGATCATTAATATACTCTTCCCGCATTTGCAATAGTTCAGGCATGGGGATACGGGACAGCGGTGCTAGTTGAAAATGCAGAAAGGCCATTATATCCATCTGGCCGTTTAAGTATTCCTGATAGAAACGTTCATTCTGCTGTTGATGGGATTCCCGATCAACAGCGCCTTTATCGATCAGGTACCTGCCCCAAAGATAATCACTGTCTCCTCTGAGGAGGGTGTTATCAAGATCAAAGATTGCCAGTGCCACGTATTTTTCCCGCAGTATTCATCAGCGTATTCTACAGCGTATTCCCTGTTTGGGCGATAAGCTCAGCGAAAATGTGACAGAATGATGACAGTATGTTAGTTTTTATATATTTAAAATCAACTGGAATATAAACATGCTGGACAAAGAAGGCTACAGACCTAATGTCGGCATCGTATTGTGTAATAATGATCAGCAGGTATTGTGGGCCCGTCGCATCAAACATGATGGCTGGCAGTTTCCGCAAGGTGGCGTGAAAGAGTATGAATCTGCAGACGATGCCATGTATCGTGAATTAAGAGAGGAAATTGGCCTAAAGCCACATCACGTCAAGATTATCGGTCGCACCAGCGACTGGCTACATTATGATTTGCCACGATCCTGCCGGCGTTACGGACATTCCCGCTTTCGCGGTCAAAAACAACTCTGGTTTCTATTACGTCTAACAGGTTGTGATGGTGATGTTTGCCTTGATCTGAGTGATTGTCCTGAGTTTGACCATTGGAGATGGGTCACCTACTGGCAGCCCTTAAAGCAGGTGGTGAATTTTAAACGGGATGTATATCAGGCGGCATTGCGGGAGCTAGAATCTTTCCTTTAGGGTATATCATACTGCGCGATTCTTGAATTCACCTGGCAGGTGCCAGTTCCACCTTTCGTGTAACTTTCAATATCTCGACAGTCTTTACAGGCACATCTCTGCGACCTTTCCTGGTATCGGTATCACTGTTTTCAATTTTCATTACCACATCCATACCACTAGTGACTTTACCGAAAACGGTATAACCCCAACCACGCATATTTTTTCCCGTATGATTCAGGCTATTGTTATCTTTGGTATTTATAAAGAACTGATCGGTGGCTGAATGAGGATCACTGGTACGTGCCATGGCGATAGTGCCTTTCAGATTCTTCAGCCCATTATCCGCTTCATTTCTGATCGGCAAGACACCGCCAATCTTTTTCATCGAAGTATCCAGCCCACCGCCCTGAATCATGAAGTTTTTGATCACCCGGTGAAAAATGGTGCCGTTGTAATGTTTCTGATCTACAAGGGTTAGGAAGTTTTTGACTGTAATGGGTGCCTTTCCAGGGTTCAAAGTTACTTCAAAATTTCCAGCACTGGTTTCAAACAAAACAACGGGGTCTTCTTTAGCGTGTGCCGGAACGAGGCTTATGCTGGCCAGTAGAGAAAATAATAAAATAGTTTTAATAAATTTCATGGATATTTCCTAAATTGTTGTTGTGCTTACGCACAGGTTAGAAACAGATAAAAGACGAAGGACTAAAGACAAAAGGAAAATCAAAAGCGTCATTCCGGCATGCTCCTGG
This window of the bacterium BMS3Abin11 genome carries:
- a CDS encoding haloacid dehalogenase-like hydrolase: MALAIFDLDNTLLRGDSDYLWGRYLIDKGAVDRESHQQQNERFYQEYLNGQMDIMAFLHFQLAPLSRIPMPELLQMREEYINDRIKPIITDEAKALVEKHRQQGDSLLIITATNDFVTRPIAGLFGVDELIATNAECINGQYTGEISGIPSYQQGKVTRLHSWLTESGSNMHDSWFYSDSHNDLPLLQEVDNPVAVNPDPQLTAYAKQSGWQVIHLAEPKGSSD
- the rppH gene encoding RNA pyrophosphohydrolase codes for the protein MLDKEGYRPNVGIVLCNNDQQVLWARRIKHDGWQFPQGGVKEYESADDAMYRELREEIGLKPHHVKIIGRTSDWLHYDLPRSCRRYGHSRFRGQKQLWFLLRLTGCDGDVCLDLSDCPEFDHWRWVTYWQPLKQVVNFKRDVYQAALRELESFL
- a CDS encoding peptidyl-prolyl cis-trans isomerase cyp18, which gives rise to MKFIKTILLFSLLASISLVPAHAKEDPVVLFETSAGNFEVTLNPGKAPITVKNFLTLVDQKHYNGTIFHRVIKNFMIQGGGLDTSMKKIGGVLPIRNEADNGLKNLKGTIAMARTSDPHSATDQFFINTKDNNSLNHTGKNMRGWGYTVFGKVTSGMDVVMKIENSDTDTRKGRRDVPVKTVEILKVTRKVELAPAR
- the hmuU gene encoding hemin transport system permease protein HmuU is translated as MTHKYKLLSLLLLLVPASMLLALLSGSSNIGIKELLPVLSGESSALTKIIFTLRIDRALDAFIVGALLSMAGALLQVLLRNPLAEPYILGISGGAGAFTLAALLLGVSSGWTPLTAFVGALISTLLVFSISFSNGKWTTERLLLTGVVIAAGWGAVISFLLSLSNQQQMQGILFWLMGDLSQASQTATGFYILPITFIASWAIARPLNLLAHGEQQAAALGENIKILRMMIFILAAAMTATAVSMAGSIGFVGLIIPHTLRLIGLRDYRLLLPAAVLAGGSFLVLADTLARTLLAPQQIPVGVITALIGVPVFLVLLQRQYKNR